The nucleotide sequence ctttgtttggaacagtttggagatggtctcttcttgttccaacatggctgcacaccagggcacaaagcaaggtccataaagacatggatgagagagtttggtgaggaggaacttgactggcctggtgttctatcaggttgaggtcaggactctgtgcaggccagtcaagttcctcactcatccatgagcttgctttgtgcactggtgcacagtcacactggaacaggaaggggtcatccccaaccTGTTCCCACAAATTGGGAGCATGcaatgtcttagtatgctgaagcattaagagttcttttcactggatctaagggaccaagcccaacacctgaattcaatgatttggaggggtgtcccaaaacctttggcaatatagtgtatgtgtgacaGTCTGTTCACAAATTTTGGCATCtactataaatacactgtttggCCAAAATGTTTGTGAATACGTGACCATCACACTCGTGCTTTCCCCCCAAAGTTGAAAACACATTAAGATGTCTGTCTACTCTAGTATTACACTTTCCCTTTGTTCCCACTGGAACTAACATGTAACATCTAtaacaatgctcctgtgcacaaagcaatgtCCTGATTTGCCTaagttggtgtggaagaacttgaatgacctgcacagagccctaacCTCAaccatctttgggatgaattaaaatgTGAAGACTGTGCAAGGCATGTTCATCTGACATCAGTGCTGGATTTTACAAATGCTCTTGTTTCGGTATAAGAACCGATCTAAACATTGCCAGACCTGTGCCGGCTATTAGAACAGCAAAGTGGGACTAAACGTGATGGTCATatgtccacaaacctttttccatatagtgtattttttttaaaaacttaagGCTTTTTTCTGCACTGAATTATATTTCCCTTTTGAATGCATCTCAATCAGGAATAAAGTTCTAAAGTCAGCTCTAGTGAAATTCTTATTAATATGATTTTATTAGGtcatttaaacactttaaaatgtgtgtgagtacgtttcttttcattttagtAGTAATGCAATAGTCTCATGCTCAGTATCAGAAATGGGCCGTGTACTAATgcagagttcacactgcacgatctTCAAAGTCATCGGATCACCGTTGTGTTCACATTGCATGATGGATCGGAGACGTGAGgttacacactgcatgacttcacaataggaagtaTCGCCAACAACTCTGCCTGGTTTTTCTTTCCCCTATGCAGCTGCAGGTCTATACTACCTGGCAGAGTTAATAGAGGAGTACACAGTTGCTACCAGTCGAATAATAAAGTACATGATAATGGTGAGTGGAaactacatttatatataaattcttATTTATATTCTAAAGTATTTTGGCATGAATTAAAAATTCCCCAAGCTTTATACTGGTACCATAATAAACTAAGAAATGTAAAGATTatctaaagttttttttttcctcgatATATTTTGTTTGTGGGTCAAGCCATTTCATTTGagaattgtttttgttatatatatatatatctcgcTCTCTCAGATCTCCACAGCTGTACTGACAGGGCTGTACCTGTTTGAGGGATTCCCCATGCTCATGATTGGAGTCGGCCTCTTCACAAACCTGGTGTATTTTGGGCTGCTGCAAACGTTCCCTTACATTATGCTCAGCTCACCAAACTTCATTCTGTCATGTAGTAAGtgcagacaaaataaaaatcgTAACCTTGCATGTATTTTGTACAGATCTTTGCTTTGCATACGTTTTACAGTATTGCTTTTTTCTGTTATTAGTTTTAGTAGCTGTCCGTTTTGGTTTCTTGCTACACAGTTACTTGTATTTAGTCCACATCCTTTGTGAATTCGTGATTCTGAATGGTCAGTACATGttgttaatttctttatttagttCAGGCAAATCACCGGTCCATATTAATGCTCTTGTTTTAATATTCCATTGTTTTCTCTGATAACAATTAATACACCAGGACTTCACTTAAtctaagcctaataataaagttaattcattttaataaattaatttaaaaatgtcatttaacaAATAATATGCTAGTTGATATGGTGAAACCTCCTGTAAAAAttgatttaacatttataaaaaggagtctccagtgtgaacGTTAGCGTTATTTCTACCATTAGAGAGTCTTCAGGATAGAAGAGTTTGTTCTTTCTGGTTTCTTGGAAACATGAAAAGCTATGTTTTGTCCATATTAAGTTAAATTAGGAGTGAAAATGAGAGGCCTTTCTTTagatttcattaaattaaaaaaaaaattgctgtaaTACAAGGAAAACacattggaaaataatcatcttaGGAGTGGCTGATGTAACTGCTTCATGTTGACTTGCACTATCGCACAGTGTGTTATTCActatttttaaaagtattttggCCATTATAATTGAGGAATCAACCCTTAATTGTCCAGTTctttgttcttgttttgttaGTACTGGTGGTGATAAATCACTACATGGCCTTCCAGTACTTTGCAGAAGAGTACTATGCTTTTTCTGAGGTGAGCAAACAGCTGTTATGGATAATGTCCATTTAATAGATGCTAATGAATGTTGGGTTAGATATACAATGTTACTGACTGCTTTCTTGTTATAGGTTCTATCATACTTCACAATTTGCCTGTGGGTGATACCATTTGCTTTCTTTGTATCCCTGTCTGCTGGGGAGAATGTTCTTCCATCCACAATGCAGCAAGGAGGTCAGTTTCGGTTGTGTGTTCTGCTTTTCTGCAAATCCAAAACTGTAACATATTTTAAGAGAACGTCTTTAAACGTTTCAGTTAAACTTTTATATAAAACTTtaactatacacacatacaaggGGAGGACTCGAACATGTGCACAAGTTGGAGGTTTTGCTGCTAGGTCGTAGATAGTTGCAGTCTGGTGAGCAAGTTTTTCTGAGCAGCAGCAAACTTTGTAGATTTGTGTCAAGTTTTTAAAGCATTCGATACACGTGAATTTGGTGATTTTTGTTCTTTAACCCCAAAGACATTTTGGTTTTTTGCTTTATAAAACTACTGGCAAAGCAGTGCGATGATGTGTGATCTGATCTGgcgtgggtttttttttttgctttttgaaGACACTCTAGGACACAATGGACTTGAAAAGCTTGCTCTAGcagttttttttacttatacacacgcgcacgcacacacgcacacacgtgcacacgcgtgcacacacttttttaaatgtaatcgTCAAAATGTAGGTCATATTCAATTAtactttttttgcatttttggtTGCATATctatgttttatgttgtgttattGTCGCCACTAAACATATGATGCACATGTGAGGGCTTTTTTTCAGTCTGTATGAAAAAAGGATAAAGTTAAGCAAGTTTGGCTGATGGACTCATAATAAGCATATGTGATGCAAGCATGAAACTTGCTAGAAAAGTCTCATGTCTATCCAAGATGAATTGACAACCAGTTATCTAACCAACAATCAATAAAAACCTTTACAAAACTCTTGATGTCCTAAAAGAATAGAAAATCCACTAACTGTGCATTAGGTATCCTGACTTTCTGTTGGATGGCTGGTCAATTAGACATTTTATTCTCTGTTTGCTCTTTTCTCCAGATGATGTGGTGTCTAACTACTTTACCAAAGGGAAGAGGGGCAAACGCTCTGGGATCCTCCTGATATTCTCCTTCCTGAAAGAGGCTGTTTTACCAAGCCGGCAGAAAATGTATTGAAGCACAACAAGCTAAAGGGTAGAGGACAGATGGAGGGCTCGGGAAGGGGTGAGAGATGGGTTATGGTCAGAGTTCCCAGATGTCCTAGTGAACTCGATTCATGGGATGAAGGGAGAGGGGGATGTTTAGGGGGTGAAAGGTAAAAGAACTAAAGAGAGAACCTGTGTGGAGTACCATGTCTGGATGGATGCACACAACCTGCCACGGACATACCAGCTCCTCAGCTGAATTAAcatgcctgtctctctgtctgtccatctgttttAAATGAAGTGAACACAGCCAATTAACGCTCCATAAGTGACCCTCAGCCGTGGAATGTCTTCAGGCCCTGGTTTCCCTTGAGAGGCATTATTAAGGCTGATTTGGGACTGAAATCACAGGGAGTGACAATTGTCAGTTTCGGTGTAGatcttttgtttaattttgtcCAAAAagtctttcatttttaaaggcTTGAATCATAGACATGTGACGCAATGTCTTTAGTTGGATGTTTAATGACGTGGGCTTCTTTGCATAATTTGATGACAGCAGTACTGTCAGTAGTTGATGCTGATTCTCATGTAATTGTCATTCTACAGTCATCAAGGCTTTTGATCctgctttttattatttgtaagaTGTAAAGAACAAAATAGTTTGGCTAAACATTTCTGAATTAAGCACAGTTGAGATTACCTGTAAGATTTAATGGTGTATAAAAGATCTCGAGAGCGTTTATTATGGAGAAGAAAAAATGCTTAGTAAATATAAGTGGAGTTTGTTAGTCTTATTACATTCTTCATAATGTTCAAAAGCATTAACACTgcttattattgttttttaaaaaacaaagtgaATTTGACCACAATGTTTTTtcttcagatgtttttttttttcatacatgcaattaataaaatgctgttaaaattgatttttataGACAATACCCAGTTATACCAATTATTTTTTCACTCAGAAGTGTGACATCCTGTCATATTCGTCTATGAATTGTTGCCCTTTACATTGAAGCATCTATTGTAGATAGTGTGAGGTCAACAAGAGGTCGCGTTACATCTGCCTCACACTATTATATTCAGTCAGTTCAACAACCTCTCACCTGGGGATTTCACCACTTACAGGAGTAAGAGTGGAGGTGTTGGTAATGTACACTGAGGTGAAATCAGTTTtttgaaataaagagaaataaggTCAGGTGTTACTGCATCAGCAAGTCTTGATTTTGTGACTTGTGAGATCCTCTGGGTCGAGGTGTCTGACATCCGGGGCCATAGTGCTGCAGAGTTTGCCATTAACCTTATTTACACATCCTGGGCTCACATTGAACAACTGTTCATATGCAGAAATCTGTGTGACTTTTAAGTGGCAAAAATAGCCTTTGGAAGTAATTAGTGTTAAATACAAACAAGTTTGTGGTTATGCTAAAATTCCTTTAGCCTC is from Hemibagrus wyckioides isolate EC202008001 linkage group LG07, SWU_Hwy_1.0, whole genome shotgun sequence and encodes:
- the tex261 gene encoding protein TEX261, which codes for MWFIYLLSWVSLLIQVTFVTLAIAAGLYYLAELIEEYTVATSRIIKYMIMISTAVLTGLYLFEGFPMLMIGVGLFTNLVYFGLLQTFPYIMLSSPNFILSCILVVINHYMAFQYFAEEYYAFSEVLSYFTICLWVIPFAFFVSLSAGENVLPSTMQQGDDVVSNYFTKGKRGKRSGILLIFSFLKEAVLPSRQKMY